A stretch of Imperialibacter roseus DNA encodes these proteins:
- a CDS encoding dihydroorotate dehydrogenase-like protein — MSINLSTFYEGLTLKNPIVVGASNLVTDVDNLVKLEEAGAGAIVYKSLFEEQIQLEAFQLEQMQESYSYWDQEHNTIFPTANHAGPAEHLRQLKEARKHLTIPLIGSLNCINNDSWLKFALKMEDTGIDALELNFYNSHLDFNSTSEMIEARQIKTLELVKAGVRLPVFVKLSPFYSNTLKLIASMDALDVAGFVLFNRLFQPDIDIEKEEHHFPYNFSSESDNRLALRYAGLLHKKIKGSIVCNTGILSGHDIIKMLLAGADAVQVVSAIYKKGIHTVTQMLTEIETWMKKHKYQSLDDFQGKLAKENLDDPFAYKRAQYVDILMKSEVFMKYHPKETDDEAKDD; from the coding sequence ATGAGTATTAATCTTTCAACATTTTACGAGGGACTCACGCTGAAGAACCCGATAGTAGTTGGAGCCAGCAACCTGGTGACAGACGTTGACAACCTGGTTAAACTCGAAGAAGCAGGTGCAGGGGCCATTGTATATAAGTCGTTGTTTGAGGAACAAATCCAATTGGAAGCCTTCCAACTGGAACAAATGCAGGAGTCGTACAGCTACTGGGACCAGGAGCACAATACAATTTTTCCAACGGCCAATCACGCTGGACCCGCTGAGCACCTCAGGCAGTTGAAGGAGGCCAGAAAGCACCTTACTATTCCTCTCATTGGAAGCCTTAACTGTATCAACAACGACTCATGGTTAAAGTTTGCCCTGAAAATGGAGGATACGGGTATCGATGCACTGGAACTTAACTTCTATAACAGCCACCTTGACTTCAACTCCACCTCCGAAATGATTGAAGCCAGGCAAATCAAAACCCTGGAACTGGTGAAGGCCGGTGTGCGGCTCCCGGTATTCGTCAAGCTGAGCCCCTTCTATTCCAACACTTTGAAACTGATAGCCAGCATGGATGCCCTTGATGTGGCCGGCTTCGTGCTTTTCAACAGGCTATTTCAACCTGATATCGATATCGAAAAAGAAGAGCACCATTTTCCTTACAACTTCAGTAGCGAAAGTGATAACAGGCTGGCCCTGCGTTATGCCGGGCTATTGCACAAAAAGATAAAGGGAAGCATCGTTTGTAATACGGGCATTCTTAGCGGACATGATATCATCAAAATGTTGCTCGCAGGGGCAGATGCCGTGCAGGTAGTCAGTGCTATCTACAAAAAGGGCATCCACACCGTGACACAGATGCTGACCGAAATCGAAACCTGGATGAAAAAACACAAGTACCAATCTCTCGATGACTTTCAGGGTAAACTAGCAAAGGAAAACCTGGATGATCCTTTTGCTTATAAGAGAGCTCAGTACGTGGATATTCTCATGAAATCGGAAGTTTTTATGAAGTATCACCCCAAAGAAACCGACGATGAAGCAAAAGATGACTAG
- a CDS encoding PAS domain S-box protein, with protein MLNKSSNHDAQRGIDFGVQFADHIGAMLAYWDKNEVCRFANKAYREWFGKSREQMVDKITMQELLGPLYGKNQPFIAEVLKGNPQHFEREITKPSGETRNVQANYYPDIQNGEVMGFFVHVADISSTKKLEKEIKASEMKFRGLLESAPDAIVLVDKTGAINMINSMSEKLFGYTRDELVGKPIEILIPERFRKAHPGQRSGFFANPHARPMGEGLELFGLKKNGTEFPVEISISPIELPEGMFVSAAIRDISWRKRVEGEVNASNERNKIFVDQSPNAIAMFDTELRYMAASRKWIDDYGLSGRDILGHSHYEIFPEIGDDWKKIHQECLAGAINTCEEAYFKRADGTEQWITWDVRPWYISEGKIGGLLMYTADITQSKLRDVEKKRIEYILEKTNQIAKVSTWEFDIDRGITIWDDIANDIFDLPRGTRPDKDAIINYYGQESRNKLLAATEELATTGKPYDLDLEVISAKGNQKWLRIIGEAEFADGRCVKRYGMIEDITDRKLAEEALHIANEELNAIFNTGPIAIIGTDKNGTITHFNRGAELMLQYSAEEMVGLQTPQLIHVEAEVLKRSTELTELFGREISGFDTLVELAKQGNHESREWTYVRKDGSKFPVQLIVTALRNQAEEVSGFIGIATDITERFEDQKKLLEAKNNLEILAERLTKQNSQLTNFTHIISHNLRSPVGNLTSLLHLYEISEEKEEKELIFSKFEIVINHLSSTLNTLINTLKIKTEDANILEPVRFDEVLRKTMEIITVQIEESEIAIKSDFSAVAEIQYNRSYMESIFLNLLTNAIKYRSNQRSPEVTISTSKVKGNIVLKFSDNGLGIDMAKFRDKLFGLNKTFHGNDEAKGVGLFLTKTQVEAMGGSISAESEAGKGTTFTVNF; from the coding sequence ATGTTAAATAAGTCATCAAATCATGATGCACAGCGGGGCATCGATTTTGGAGTACAGTTTGCCGACCATATCGGGGCAATGCTCGCTTATTGGGACAAAAATGAAGTCTGCCGATTTGCCAATAAAGCGTATCGGGAATGGTTTGGTAAAAGCCGTGAGCAAATGGTTGACAAAATCACAATGCAGGAGCTCCTCGGCCCTCTTTATGGGAAAAACCAGCCCTTTATTGCCGAGGTACTGAAAGGGAACCCGCAGCATTTTGAACGAGAGATAACCAAGCCGTCCGGGGAGACACGCAATGTCCAGGCCAACTACTATCCCGACATTCAAAACGGTGAAGTAATGGGCTTTTTCGTACATGTCGCAGATATATCATCTACTAAAAAGCTTGAAAAGGAAATAAAGGCTTCAGAAATGAAATTCAGAGGCCTGCTCGAAAGTGCTCCGGACGCCATCGTGTTGGTGGACAAAACTGGCGCTATCAACATGATCAATTCCATGAGTGAAAAGCTCTTTGGCTACACCAGGGATGAATTGGTTGGCAAACCAATAGAAATACTGATCCCGGAACGCTTCAGAAAAGCGCACCCCGGTCAGCGCTCTGGGTTCTTTGCCAATCCTCACGCCAGACCCATGGGCGAAGGACTTGAACTTTTTGGGTTGAAAAAAAACGGAACTGAATTTCCGGTTGAGATTAGCATCAGCCCTATAGAGCTGCCGGAGGGCATGTTCGTGTCGGCAGCCATCAGGGACATTTCCTGGCGAAAGAGAGTTGAAGGGGAGGTAAATGCCAGCAACGAGCGAAACAAAATTTTTGTTGATCAATCTCCCAATGCCATAGCGATGTTCGACACTGAACTTCGTTATATGGCTGCGTCCAGGAAATGGATAGACGACTACGGCCTGTCGGGTCGGGACATTCTTGGACACTCACACTACGAAATTTTTCCGGAAATCGGGGATGATTGGAAGAAGATACATCAGGAATGCCTGGCAGGAGCGATTAACACTTGTGAGGAGGCATATTTTAAAAGAGCTGACGGCACTGAGCAATGGATTACCTGGGATGTTCGTCCCTGGTATATTTCCGAAGGAAAAATTGGTGGCTTGCTGATGTACACGGCCGACATAACACAGTCAAAGCTCAGAGATGTTGAAAAAAAGAGAATTGAATACATTCTGGAAAAAACGAATCAAATAGCAAAAGTGTCAACCTGGGAGTTTGATATTGACCGGGGGATCACCATCTGGGACGACATTGCCAATGATATTTTTGACCTCCCCCGGGGCACCCGGCCCGACAAAGACGCTATCATCAACTACTATGGGCAGGAAAGCAGAAACAAGCTGCTGGCGGCCACTGAAGAACTTGCAACAACAGGCAAACCCTATGACCTCGACCTAGAGGTAATTTCCGCCAAGGGGAACCAAAAGTGGCTAAGAATTATCGGAGAGGCTGAGTTTGCTGACGGGCGTTGTGTGAAGCGATATGGAATGATAGAAGACATTACCGACAGAAAACTGGCTGAGGAAGCACTTCATATAGCCAACGAAGAGCTAAATGCCATCTTTAATACCGGCCCCATCGCCATCATTGGCACAGACAAGAATGGAACAATTACCCACTTCAACCGTGGCGCAGAGCTAATGCTACAATATTCAGCCGAAGAAATGGTAGGGCTACAGACACCCCAACTAATTCATGTTGAAGCAGAAGTACTGAAACGGAGCACCGAGTTGACCGAACTGTTTGGCCGGGAAATCAGTGGGTTTGATACATTAGTGGAACTTGCCAAACAGGGTAACCACGAGTCCAGGGAGTGGACCTACGTAAGAAAGGACGGATCCAAATTCCCCGTTCAACTTATTGTAACGGCACTTAGAAACCAGGCGGAGGAAGTTTCTGGTTTTATCGGCATTGCCACTGACATTACTGAAAGGTTTGAGGATCAGAAAAAGCTGCTAGAGGCAAAAAACAACCTGGAAATATTGGCAGAGCGCCTAACAAAACAGAATTCCCAACTCACTAATTTCACCCACATTATATCGCACAACCTGCGATCTCCCGTTGGCAACCTCACGTCCTTACTTCATCTGTATGAGATTTCAGAGGAAAAGGAAGAAAAAGAGCTGATATTCAGCAAATTTGAAATCGTTATCAACCACCTTTCCTCTACTCTAAACACATTAATTAACACGTTAAAAATAAAAACGGAGGATGCTAATATACTGGAGCCTGTCAGGTTCGACGAAGTACTTAGAAAGACAATGGAAATCATTACGGTTCAAATAGAAGAGTCGGAAATAGCCATTAAAAGTGATTTTTCCGCTGTGGCCGAAATACAATACAACCGCAGCTACATGGAGAGCATTTTCCTCAACTTGCTTACCAATGCCATTAAGTACCGGTCAAACCAAAGAAGCCCGGAGGTAACTATTTCAACTTCAAAAGTAAAAGGCAATATTGTTCTGAAGTTTTCCGACAATGGTTTGGGAATAGATATGGCTAAGTTTCGTGATAAGCTATTCGGTTTGAATAAGACTTTCCACGGCAATGACGAGGCCAAAGGCGTAGGATTGTTCCTAACAAAAACCCAGGTCGAGGCCATGGGTGGATCAATATCGGCGGAAAGCGAGGCCGGAAAAGGGACAACTTTTACTGTCAACTTCTGA
- a CDS encoding 2-oxoacid:acceptor oxidoreductase subunit alpha, protein MAKTSEHLEEATIRFAGDSGDGMQLIGTQFSETSGVAGNEVNTFPDYPSEIRAPEGTLYGVSAFQVHFGTHHIYTPGDTIDVLVAMNAASVKVNLPTLKAGGMIIANIEGFDERNLKLAKYTTNPLDDGSLSGYEVHAIDFHKEIKAALGELDISSKLIGKTKNIFALGLTYWLFQRPLDATIAWINKKFKGKDDIILANVHALRAGWNYAQKNPDFKTQYVIDRSALSPGRYRNITGNEAIALGLVVAAKKASMPLFLGSYPITPATDILHAISGYKKYGVKHLQAEDEIAGICSAIGAAYGGSLAVTTTSGPGLSLKTEAMGLAVMTELPLIIVDVQRAGPSTGMPTKPEQGDLLMAMFGRHGEAPMPILAAASPADCFDITLEAARIALKYMTPVLILSDGYIGQSSEPWKAPTVESLPEIKAYFATDPTDFSPYKRDEKTLRRQWAIPGFEGMEHRIGGLEKEDISGNVSQDPANHEKMVHLRQEKVDRVAQDIPEAVVEGEQEGDLLMLSWGSTYGAAKTAYERMRASGHILSFVHLRYMNPFPRNLDDILNRFERIALPELNSGQLQFLLQAKYLKRIIGIHKVQGKPFKSRELEEKLVNLLTEKEILV, encoded by the coding sequence ATGGCTAAAACATCCGAACACCTAGAAGAGGCCACCATTCGTTTCGCAGGAGACTCCGGTGATGGCATGCAGTTAATAGGCACTCAATTCTCAGAAACGTCAGGAGTTGCTGGCAATGAGGTCAATACTTTTCCCGACTACCCGTCGGAGATTCGGGCTCCCGAAGGAACGCTTTATGGTGTTAGCGCTTTTCAGGTGCATTTTGGAACACACCACATCTACACGCCCGGCGATACCATAGATGTGCTGGTGGCGATGAATGCTGCTTCAGTAAAAGTAAATTTGCCTACTCTCAAAGCAGGAGGGATGATCATTGCCAACATTGAAGGGTTTGATGAAAGAAACCTCAAACTGGCTAAGTACACAACCAACCCCCTGGACGACGGAAGCCTGAGTGGGTATGAAGTGCATGCGATAGATTTCCATAAAGAAATAAAAGCAGCCCTGGGTGAGCTTGACATATCTTCCAAACTCATCGGCAAGACGAAGAACATCTTTGCACTGGGATTAACCTACTGGCTTTTCCAGCGCCCGCTTGACGCCACAATCGCCTGGATCAATAAGAAATTCAAGGGAAAAGATGACATCATTCTGGCCAATGTGCATGCGTTGAGGGCCGGATGGAATTATGCACAAAAGAATCCTGATTTTAAGACGCAATATGTGATCGACCGGTCGGCTTTGTCGCCGGGGAGGTACCGGAACATAACAGGGAATGAGGCCATTGCCCTGGGCTTAGTGGTAGCGGCAAAAAAGGCTAGTATGCCCTTGTTTCTGGGCTCCTACCCAATCACACCTGCCACCGATATTCTTCACGCCATTTCCGGCTACAAAAAGTATGGGGTGAAGCATTTGCAGGCCGAGGATGAAATTGCCGGGATATGTAGTGCCATTGGTGCCGCCTATGGGGGCAGTCTGGCTGTTACCACCACAAGTGGTCCCGGGTTGTCGTTGAAAACCGAAGCAATGGGTTTGGCGGTAATGACAGAACTGCCACTCATCATTGTTGATGTGCAGCGGGCAGGTCCGTCGACGGGTATGCCCACAAAACCGGAGCAGGGCGATCTGCTGATGGCCATGTTTGGCCGTCATGGTGAGGCCCCCATGCCCATATTAGCTGCCGCCAGCCCCGCCGACTGCTTCGATATCACGCTGGAGGCGGCAAGGATTGCGCTGAAATACATGACCCCGGTGCTTATTTTAAGTGATGGGTATATCGGGCAGTCTTCGGAACCCTGGAAAGCGCCAACCGTTGAAAGCCTACCTGAAATAAAGGCCTACTTTGCTACTGATCCAACTGACTTCTCGCCTTATAAGCGTGATGAAAAAACTTTGCGTCGACAGTGGGCGATTCCCGGTTTTGAGGGAATGGAGCACAGGATTGGCGGGCTGGAAAAAGAAGACATTTCAGGCAATGTAAGTCAGGACCCGGCTAACCACGAGAAGATGGTGCACCTCCGTCAGGAAAAAGTTGACAGGGTGGCCCAGGATATACCTGAAGCAGTAGTGGAAGGGGAGCAGGAAGGAGATTTGCTCATGCTTAGCTGGGGAAGTACCTATGGTGCAGCCAAAACGGCTTATGAGCGCATGAGGGCCAGCGGGCACATCCTTTCGTTTGTTCATTTAAGGTATATGAACCCATTTCCACGCAACCTTGACGATATTCTAAACCGATTTGAGCGGATTGCCCTGCCGGAATTAAACAGCGGACAACTTCAGTTTCTTCTTCAGGCCAAATACCTGAAGCGAATTATCGGTATTCATAAAGTGCAGGGGAAACCTTTCAAGTCAAGAGAGCTTGAAGAGAAGCTAGTCAATTTGCTCACCGAAAAAGAAATTCTTGTATGA
- a CDS encoding flavodoxin: MAKIGIFFGSTEGHTEGVVNKIQELFGDDAELVNVNSASADDMEPFPYLILACPTWEIGRLQEDWDGFIDEIEEVNYEGKKVAYLGLGDSDGYPDTFLDALGIIHDRIKDKGAKFVGAWPTDGYNFEASKGVVDGKFLGLAIDEDNQSDLTDARVRQWVADLKKEFT; encoded by the coding sequence ATGGCTAAGATTGGAATTTTCTTTGGATCTACAGAAGGACACACCGAAGGTGTGGTGAATAAGATTCAGGAGTTATTTGGAGACGACGCTGAGTTGGTGAATGTAAATTCAGCCTCAGCCGACGATATGGAGCCCTTCCCCTACCTGATACTGGCTTGCCCTACGTGGGAAATTGGCCGACTACAGGAAGACTGGGATGGGTTTATCGACGAAATTGAAGAGGTGAACTATGAGGGCAAAAAAGTAGCTTACCTGGGCCTTGGCGATTCCGACGGATACCCCGACACGTTCCTTGATGCTCTAGGCATTATTCATGACAGGATCAAAGACAAAGGCGCCAAATTCGTTGGGGCCTGGCCTACCGATGGTTACAATTTCGAAGCATCTAAAGGCGTAGTCGATGGAAAATTTCTAGGGCTAGCCATCGATGAAGACAATCAGAGTGACCTCACTGACGCAAGAGTAAGGCAATGGGTAGCTGATTTAAAGAAGGAATTCACCTGA
- a CDS encoding 2-oxoacid:ferredoxin oxidoreductase subunit beta, which yields MKTQLNDLLEKPHQGQTDYTAKDFKPNVDVRWCAGCGAISVLSPSQRLMPELGIPKEKIAYISGIGCSGRFPYYMDTYGFHSIHGRALPIASGLKIARPDLSVWVVMGDGDNMSIGGNHFIHTCRRNVDLNVMMFNNEVYSLTKGQYSPTSHRGQITKSSPLGALDDPFNPAALALGAGATFVARGHDKDRTKLHDLLKRAYEHKGVSFVEIYTNCRIFNDGAFDLYTSVETRDNYTIELEHGKPLVFGKTRNKGIILDGYTPKVVNLDQGEYSINDLLIHNEKDSTLAFILANMTYSEELPRPMGVIQAVQRASYEERVVNQIEHEIVTKGEGDLQSLLTGESSWLV from the coding sequence ATGAAAACGCAATTAAATGATCTGCTCGAAAAGCCACATCAGGGCCAAACAGACTACACAGCCAAAGATTTTAAACCAAATGTAGACGTTCGGTGGTGTGCGGGGTGCGGGGCAATTTCCGTCCTTTCTCCATCACAAAGACTGATGCCCGAGCTGGGCATTCCTAAGGAGAAGATAGCTTATATCTCCGGGATTGGCTGTTCCGGCAGGTTTCCTTACTACATGGACACCTACGGTTTCCATTCTATTCATGGGCGGGCACTTCCGATTGCCTCAGGGCTAAAAATTGCCCGCCCGGACCTGAGCGTGTGGGTAGTTATGGGCGATGGAGACAACATGAGTATTGGAGGCAATCACTTCATACATACCTGCAGGAGAAATGTGGACCTGAACGTCATGATGTTCAATAACGAGGTGTATAGCCTCACGAAAGGTCAATATTCACCTACTTCTCATCGGGGGCAAATCACCAAGTCCTCGCCCCTAGGCGCTTTGGACGATCCATTTAATCCGGCGGCCCTGGCCCTCGGAGCAGGAGCCACCTTTGTAGCAAGGGGCCACGACAAAGACCGCACTAAACTTCATGATTTGCTCAAGCGGGCTTATGAGCACAAAGGCGTCTCCTTTGTTGAGATCTACACTAACTGCCGGATTTTCAACGATGGTGCCTTTGACCTGTATACAAGTGTTGAAACCAGAGATAATTACACCATTGAACTGGAGCATGGAAAACCACTGGTTTTTGGCAAGACCAGGAACAAGGGGATTATCCTTGATGGTTATACGCCGAAAGTTGTGAACCTGGACCAGGGCGAATACAGTATTAACGACCTGTTGATTCACAATGAAAAGGACAGCACCCTGGCCTTTATTTTAGCCAATATGACCTACAGCGAAGAGCTGCCCAGGCCCATGGGAGTTATTCAGGCTGTGCAGCGGGCGTCTTATGAAGAGCGGGTAGTAAATCAGATTGAACACGAGATCGTTACAAAGGGAGAGGGTGACCTGCAAAGCCTCCTTACCGGAGAATCCAGCTGGCTGGTGTAA
- the nifJ gene encoding pyruvate:ferredoxin (flavodoxin) oxidoreductase: MQSSKYINIDGNTAVANVAYAFSEVAAIYPITPSSDMGERADSWSAEGRKNLFGQKVDVTQMQSEGGAAGAIHGALSAGAMATTFTASQGLMLMLPNMFKMAGEMLPVVFHVSARSLAYQALSIFGDHSDVMAVRGTGFAMLASSNVQEAQDLAAIAHLSTLESKIPFLHFFDGFRTSHSIQKIIPIDYDDLLSMVDMKYVEEFRALALRPESPVCKVGAQNPDVYFQGRETVNKYYDACPGIVQKYMDMFAKKTGRQYKLYEYIGAPDAENILISIGSSSETIEETINYLTKKGEKVGLLKLRLFRPFSVADFVKEIPKTVKRIAVLDRTKEAGSVGEPLYLDVVAAMSNERPGVRIIGGRYGLSSKEFTPSMVKAVYDHLKNDGWHNFTIGINDDVTNKSITVKEEIDAELPGVVRCKFWGYGSDGTVSANKNAIKIIGDSTDMFVQGYFQYDSNKSGGWTISHLRFGKEKIQSEYLLNKVDFVALHRSQYIGKYDILEGIAKGGTFLINSSQKPENIFRLFTKEMQDTIREKKIKVYAIDASKIAKSVGLGGKISAVMQTAFFKVSGVMPEKEAIDLIKKFVEKQFARKGPEIIEMNWRAIDESAAAVVPVPIPAEEEKHAEISTVVPEGSGWFADHIIDPILRLKGDSIPVSAMPLNGVMPTGTKKLEFKGVPGNPAIWIDKLPFVAEPNIAAPYMEYPPSCSGCGEVPYIHLVTQLYGDRMIIANATGCTSIYGGTFPTTPYTKDKNGKGPAWANSLFEDNAEFGLGMRLAVDANRRQLKANAEELLASQISPGLKAALQKALTLFNEVTNEAKDHADEVKKLLSVEKETSERSTILNKTIELQDYFVDKSVWIFGGDGWAYDIGFGGLDHVMASNRNVNILVLDTEVYSNTGGQASKSTPRGAVAKFASDGKKLSKKNLGLMMATYGNAYVASINMGVDREKAALAMVEAEKHNGPSIVIAYSPCIAHGYDMRLTKKQSEKASKCGYWPMYRFNPDPRKEGESPFTWDGVEIDTKFSDYVAEEMRYKTLNLTNPEESVRLEELAVKDNVRRFRDIQQLSEF; this comes from the coding sequence ATGCAATCATCAAAATATATCAATATCGATGGTAATACGGCAGTGGCCAACGTGGCTTACGCTTTTTCCGAAGTAGCTGCCATTTACCCAATTACACCCTCTTCTGATATGGGTGAAAGAGCCGATAGCTGGAGCGCCGAGGGAAGAAAAAACCTTTTCGGCCAGAAGGTTGACGTTACGCAGATGCAGTCGGAAGGTGGAGCTGCGGGTGCCATTCATGGTGCGCTTTCAGCTGGAGCCATGGCAACTACTTTTACCGCTTCGCAAGGGCTTATGCTTATGTTGCCCAACATGTTCAAAATGGCTGGCGAAATGCTGCCGGTAGTTTTTCATGTATCTGCCCGTTCTTTGGCCTATCAGGCGTTGTCCATTTTTGGTGACCATTCCGATGTTATGGCCGTGCGGGGAACAGGGTTTGCCATGCTTGCTTCATCAAACGTGCAGGAGGCCCAGGATTTGGCAGCGATTGCCCACCTTTCTACACTGGAGTCCAAGATACCCTTCCTTCACTTCTTTGACGGCTTCCGCACCTCGCATTCCATCCAGAAAATTATTCCCATCGACTATGATGACTTGTTGAGCATGGTAGACATGAAGTACGTGGAAGAGTTTCGTGCACTGGCGCTGAGGCCGGAATCACCCGTTTGTAAGGTGGGGGCTCAGAACCCGGATGTTTACTTCCAGGGAAGAGAAACAGTCAACAAATACTACGATGCTTGTCCGGGCATTGTGCAGAAGTACATGGACATGTTTGCGAAGAAGACCGGACGGCAATACAAGCTTTATGAGTATATAGGTGCTCCTGATGCTGAGAATATACTAATTTCTATAGGCTCCTCTAGTGAAACGATTGAAGAAACTATCAACTACCTCACTAAAAAAGGTGAAAAAGTAGGGCTGCTGAAACTGCGGTTATTCAGGCCATTCTCAGTAGCCGACTTCGTTAAAGAAATACCCAAAACTGTTAAGAGAATAGCCGTACTGGATCGCACCAAAGAGGCCGGATCAGTCGGTGAACCACTTTACCTCGATGTGGTGGCAGCCATGTCTAATGAAAGGCCGGGCGTTCGCATTATTGGTGGCCGCTATGGCCTTTCATCAAAGGAATTCACTCCTTCCATGGTCAAAGCGGTATATGACCACCTCAAAAATGACGGCTGGCACAATTTCACGATCGGCATCAACGATGATGTAACTAATAAATCCATCACGGTAAAAGAGGAGATCGATGCTGAGTTGCCTGGGGTGGTTCGTTGCAAGTTCTGGGGTTATGGCTCCGACGGCACTGTGAGCGCCAATAAAAATGCCATCAAGATCATAGGCGATAGCACCGACATGTTCGTTCAGGGCTACTTCCAATACGACTCCAATAAGTCGGGCGGCTGGACAATCTCTCACTTGCGTTTTGGTAAGGAAAAGATCCAGTCTGAGTACCTGCTCAACAAGGTCGACTTTGTGGCGCTTCACAGGTCGCAGTACATTGGGAAATATGACATTCTGGAAGGCATCGCCAAAGGCGGCACTTTCCTTATCAACTCCAGCCAGAAGCCAGAAAATATTTTTAGGCTTTTCACCAAAGAAATGCAGGATACCATCAGGGAGAAAAAGATAAAAGTTTATGCCATTGATGCCTCAAAGATTGCCAAAAGTGTCGGGCTAGGAGGGAAAATAAGCGCTGTCATGCAAACGGCCTTCTTCAAGGTGTCGGGTGTGATGCCTGAAAAAGAAGCCATTGACCTAATCAAAAAGTTCGTAGAAAAGCAATTTGCCCGCAAGGGACCCGAAATAATTGAAATGAACTGGAGAGCCATCGACGAATCCGCTGCGGCTGTTGTGCCAGTTCCGATACCTGCTGAAGAAGAGAAACATGCCGAAATCAGCACAGTAGTGCCTGAAGGCTCCGGTTGGTTTGCCGATCACATTATCGACCCCATCCTCCGGCTCAAGGGAGATAGCATTCCCGTGTCAGCCATGCCTTTGAATGGAGTGATGCCCACAGGCACCAAGAAACTTGAGTTCAAGGGTGTTCCGGGCAACCCCGCCATTTGGATTGATAAACTACCCTTTGTTGCCGAGCCAAATATTGCGGCGCCCTATATGGAATACCCACCAAGCTGCTCCGGCTGTGGTGAGGTGCCTTACATCCACCTCGTTACCCAGTTGTATGGCGACCGAATGATCATTGCTAACGCCACAGGGTGCACGTCCATTTACGGAGGCACCTTCCCCACCACTCCGTACACCAAAGATAAGAATGGTAAAGGACCAGCCTGGGCTAACTCCCTCTTTGAAGACAATGCTGAGTTTGGCCTGGGCATGAGGCTTGCCGTGGACGCCAACCGCCGGCAGCTAAAAGCAAATGCCGAAGAGCTGTTGGCCTCTCAAATAAGCCCTGGGCTGAAAGCAGCATTGCAAAAAGCACTCACCCTCTTCAATGAGGTGACCAATGAAGCCAAGGACCATGCTGATGAGGTGAAGAAGCTGCTGTCCGTTGAAAAGGAAACCTCGGAGAGAAGCACCATACTTAACAAGACCATCGAGCTGCAGGACTACTTTGTTGACAAAAGTGTCTGGATTTTTGGAGGCGATGGTTGGGCCTACGACATCGGTTTTGGTGGGCTCGACCATGTAATGGCTTCCAACAGAAACGTAAACATACTGGTGCTCGACACCGAAGTATACTCAAACACTGGTGGCCAGGCATCCAAGTCAACGCCGAGAGGTGCGGTAGCCAAATTTGCCTCGGACGGCAAAAAGCTGAGCAAGAAAAACCTCGGACTGATGATGGCTACCTACGGCAATGCCTATGTGGCCTCCATTAACATGGGGGTTGATCGTGAGAAGGCAGCGCTGGCCATGGTGGAGGCAGAAAAACACAACGGACCCTCTATAGTCATCGCCTACTCTCCCTGCATCGCCCATGGGTACGACATGAGGCTGACTAAAAAGCAATCAGAGAAAGCTTCAAAATGCGGCTACTGGCCCATGTACAGGTTCAATCCCGATCCACGAAAAGAAGGAGAGTCTCCTTTCACCTGGGACGGCGTTGAGATAGACACCAAATTTTCGGACTACGTTGCCGAAGAGATGCGCTACAAAACGCTGAACCTCACCAATCCGGAAGAATCGGTCCGGCTTGAGGAACTGGCAGTGAAAGACAACGTGCGGCGGTTCAGGGACATCCAGCAATTATCAGAATTTTAA